In Mangifera indica cultivar Alphonso chromosome 1, CATAS_Mindica_2.1, whole genome shotgun sequence, a single genomic region encodes these proteins:
- the LOC123192936 gene encoding serine/arginine-rich splicing factor SR34A yields MSGRFSRTIYVGNLPSDIREYEVEDLFYKYGRILDIELKIPPRPPCYCFVEFENSRDAEDAIRGRDGYNFDGCRLRVELAHGGRGPSSSDRRGSYGGGGGGGGGGGGGRFGISRHSEYRVIVRGLPSSASWQDLKDHMRKAGDVCFAEVSRDSEGTYGVVDYTNPDDMKYAIRKLDDTEFRNPWARGRITVKRYDRSPSRSRSRSRSRSRSRSRSRSRSRSRSRSRSPKRIRSKSVERSVSRSVSRSRSASPVKPSRARSRSRSPSRSRSASPHKVQSGSG; encoded by the exons TATGGTCGTATATTGGATATTGAATTGAAGATTCCACCTCGTCCTCCATGCTATTGTTTTGTGGAG TTTGAGAATTCTCGTGATGCAGAAGATGCAATTAGAGGCCGTGATGGCTATAATTTCGATGGCTGTCGTTTAAGG GTTGAGCTTGCACATGGTGGTAGAGGTCCATCATCTAGTGATCGACGTGGTAGctatggtggtggtggtggtggtggtggtggtggtggtggtggtcgATTTGGAATCTCCCGCCATTCTGAATATCGAG TTATTGTCCGCGGGCTCCCTTCATCAGCTTCATGGCAAGATTTGAAG gATCATATGCGAAAAGCAGGTGATGTGTGTTTTGCTGAAGTTTCCCGTGACAGTGAGG GAACTTATGGCGTTGTTGACTATACCAATCCAGATGACATGAAATATGCT ATTCGGAAACTTGATGATACTGAATTTAGAAATCCTTGGGCAAGGGGACGAATAACG GTGAAGAGATATGATCGTAGTCCATCAAGAAGCAGAAGTAGAAGTCGCAGCAGAAGTAGAAGCAGGAGTAGGAGCAGGAGCCGAAGCAGGAGCAGGAGCAGGAGCAGAAGTCCAAAAAGAATTCGGAg TAAATCAGTAGAACGATCTGTTTCTAGATCAGTGTCAAGATCTAGATCTGCATCACCTGTTAAACCATCAAG AGCAAGATCAAGGTCACGATCACCATCACGATCACGGTCTGCATCACCTCACAAG GTGCAATCAGGAAGTGGCTGA